The DNA window GATAAGGAGGGTTAAAAATATGTATCAGCCTAAAAAAGTAGAAGCCAGCTCTGTACTGCTGCAGGATTCCTTGCTGGGAGGCGAAGCTGTAAACACAGGCGTTCAGTGCGGGGTGCCTGGTGCAGAACTGGATTTGTTTCAGGACTAACAGGAGGTACAAGGACACCCTCCCCTGGGAGAGGATGGGCAAGTTACTGCACAtcacctctccctgcccacaAAACTGTACTGGGTTTGGGTTTCAGGTTtcatgggatggggatggggctgggggggaggtgggCATTTGAAAATGAAGGGagctgaggggagaggagagctcagGCATCGCTCTGTGCAGACAGCTGGCTCCATCCCCCCAGACAGTGGGATGCTCAGCGCTGCAGCTGCGGGGCACAGGACCATGGGGCTGGAGGGCACTTGCAGTTAAGCCCAACCGGGGGTGCCCATTTCTACACAAAACAATATACAGTCTTGGAAAGGAGCAAGAGGGTGGGACAGGGGCATAGGTCCTAGCACAGAAGGAGAGACCAGGGTGGACTGTCGCTCTCCTCCAAGGGGACAGGGGGTCCCAAGGCACCCGTCAGACCTGCCTCTCCCCGCCCGCCACTCACCCACGCCCCAGCCCAGTCATGCAATGGTGACACAGGGTGCAGCAGGAATCCCGACAGAGGGGGATCGTCCCGGTCCTTGGGATAACGTTGTCCAAGGaaaagggacaccccccccacccctgaccCTCTCCTCCAGGTGGACGACTTGATATTTGGTAGCTGTGTGCAGCTCCTTCTCCGGTAAAAAGACGCATCTTTTCCTCGCACAGTCAATGAGAAACGCAATGTAATCTGTCATGCGCTTGGATCATGGGCTTGTTCGTTCATTTGAATTagcaatgttttcttcttcttcggGGACTAGAATAATCACTCGGGTATTTACAAACACCAACCAGCGCCTTCGCGAGGTCTCCCCTAAACCATCATGACAAAATCACCGTGTGCAGGAGCCCCGCACCAGCTGTGTCCAAACAagcccgtgcttgctgagagctCGGGGCTGCCGAGGGAGAGGGGCGCTGGATCTCCGAGTCCTGGGGGGGTCTTCCCAGCCGGCTGTCTCTTCCTTGGGGTGCCTCTCCCTGCACCCCCGTCCCAGGGTGctggctgctgctactgctgctgtggGTGCAGTGGTCCCGTTCATACTCCTCCTGAGCCTTTTGCATTTTCCgcttcttcatcttcctcttgtGGACGTGGAAGGtggtgagggagaggaggatCAGGCAGAAGATGAGGGTGACCAGGACAATTAAAACCAGGGTGGATGAGAAGGACTGGAAGAGTTGACCCACTTGAGTGATGCAGGTGCTGCTGGTGTTTAAGGTGGCAGGCGACGTCCTGTTCAGGAGACAAGGTGGCAGGGACAGCCTCAACTCCTTGGAGAGCTTGGCACTCATTGAGGAGGCTTCGGAAGACGaggatctccccccccccccctctctgaAGACGCCTAAATTGCAGTCGGTGCCGGGCTGCCGGCGGGCGCTCGCTGGAAATGCCCGGGATGCTGCCGGCTCAGCCTCGTCCTCGCTCTAAAGTGACCGAGCAGCCTGCAACGGGATCCGGACACATCAGCGCTCCGGGGCACCCACCCTGCGCAGCTCCCCCCGCCCCAAGACACCGCGCCGGCGGCTGCGGCAGCCTCCTCCCTGCGCCCCGCCACGGCAGCGCTCCGAGcggccccggctccccgccggcgggcggcAGAGGGCtggcgggacggggacggggacggggacggggacggggacggggacgggcacGGGGACGGGCGCGGGgacgggcacgggcacgggcacgggcacgggcacgggcacgggcacggggacggggacggggacggggcgtTCCGCCGCCGCCCCGACTTCCCAAATTACTCGGCGCCCCGGGCGGCACCGCCCGGCCGCTCATCCCAACTAGTTGCCGcgggaaggcaggcagggaccgagggagggagggagcggcgcGGCGGCCCGGCTGCCAGACCCCCGCACCCCGGCGCGGGCAGGCTGCCGACGCCCGGCGGGGACCGGCCCCGCGGTGCCGGTGCTCGCCCCGGAGCCCCCCTTACCTGCGCCGGCGGAGGCAGCGAGGGagcgcccggccgccgcgggcgCTGGGGGCTGCGGCAGCGCGGAGTGAGCGCGCagagcggagccgccgccgcttCGGGGAGCGCCGCCCGCAGCCTAGAGCCGCCCCGGCCGCTGACGTcaggcggcgcggccgggcccgcgcgccgccgccccgcacGGCCCCGCGCCGGCGGagggagcggcgggggcggcccccgCCCGGGCCTCGCGGGCACCGGCggggccctccccccccccggcgtcccgccgccgcccccgcacCCTCGgcgccccccgcgccgccgccggcgcggccGGCCCCGCGCATCGCGCCGACCCCCGCAGCGCTCCCGcagcccccatccctcccctgccCGCCCCACCCGCTCCTCGCGTCCCCGGACGCGGAGACCGGCCCGTACCCGCTTCCCCCCAACTCACCCCGAGGTCCGggccgtccccatccccgtctgCCGCCCCCGGCCCCATCCGCACGCAGACACGCCACGGCCGGAGCGCCCCCGTCCagtgacaccccccaccccacccccgcgacCCCCAGCGCCTTCGCCTCCCGGCTGCGGCCGGGCGCCCACCGCCAGCCCGCCGCGTTCGCCTCGGTACCACGCCCTGAACGCCGGGCTCCCGCACGGCACCCCAATCCCCCACGGCCACCCGAGCGCCCGTCCCTCCTGGCAGCCGGCGCGGCGTTTCCCGCGAGGCCGATGTGAGTCTGCGGGAGCTAAGAAATGCCAAGGACCCTCGTACCAAATCGTAACAGGTATCACAGGCACGGAGGGGGGATTTGTAAAGACGTGCCTTACCAAGGCTAAGTGTAGCACGGGTGTCTTCTTCAAGAGCAAACGGGTATGAACTGGCCATTAATACATTCAAGACAAAAATCGGGCGATTTCTAAACATCAGAGAATGCATGGGTTGAAAAATACTTCCAGTAGGGATAACGGGGCCATAGTAATAATTACCTTTGGGGTGGAGCTCTTCGTATTTCCAAAAGGAGCAAAGCGATGTGGTTGTGTATGGTAACGTGGGACGAGACCTGGTGGCCCGGGAGATTCCTTCCGTCCCACGTCGCGTGCTCTGGACTAACCCTGAGCACTGGGAGCAGAGTTACTGTAAAGCCCTAACATGAGTAGCAGGGCTTtaaggaaaaccagaaagcacCAGGCTTTTCTGGTGGCCTGAAGCCACCTGAAACGCCTGGAGGAAAATGTGTACAAGATGAGCTCTGACATCCGTTCAGAAAATCTTCATTCACGAACAAAGATCTGTTGGATCTGTTGACCCTGATAGCCCAGAACCTGTCTCAGAGGAGGGTAGGAGCTGGTAAGTCGTGCATTTAAGCACGTGTTTCAAGATAGATTTCTTCTGTACTACTTTTGTCTCTGATAAATGCACTGCAGCTTGTGAACTTCGGCCAGTCACTGTTAACTCTGTGATTGTTCCGGAGAAAGACTTACACCGCAGGGTATGAACTATGTTCAACCCAGTTGGGATAGTCCCAATCATTTGCAA is part of the Accipiter gentilis chromosome 19, bAccGen1.1, whole genome shotgun sequence genome and encodes:
- the C19H11orf87 gene encoding uncharacterized protein C11orf87 homolog, translating into MSAKLSKELRLSLPPCLLNRTSPATLNTSSTCITQVGQLFQSFSSTLVLIVLVTLIFCLILLSLTTFHVHKRKMKKRKMQKAQEEYERDHCTHSSSSSSQHPGTGVQGEAPQGRDSRLGRPPQDSEIQRPSPSAAPSSQQARACLDTAGAGLLHTVILS